The nucleotide window AAGCTCCTCTTCAATCGCCTTTTCAGTCTCACTGGATTTCTTCGGTTTTTCACCATAATAATGGTTAACTTCTCTTGCAAGCTCTCCTAGCTCTTCCGTTAGTCTGGCAAGCATCGCCAATGGACTGAAATAACCTTCTTTAAATTGACTAATGTATGTATCGACTTCCGCCTGAAGATCTCTCATCGATTTCTGTTCGGACATAGATTTCCACCTCTTTTACCAAAACGGCCAAAATTTCAATTATTCCTTTTTTATGTTAGCTAAATTATGACGGATTTACAAATGTTTTTGTTTTCTTCACGCACTTTTCCGCTACTCATTGCTCTAGCACTAGTAATTCGCTATAATAAAAACCGCCATAAGAGAGAAAATATGGCATAGGAGGAAGGCTCATGGTATTCGGACTTAAATTTAAAAATATCCTGTTTATCCTATTGGGAACAGCGATTATGTCATTTGGGCTAGTTAATTTTAATATGCAAAATAAGCTTGCCGAAGGCGGATTTACAGGTATTACACTGCTTTTCTATGGATTGTTCAAATGGGATCCATCCTATACAAACTTAATCTTGAATATTCCGGTATTTTTTATTGGGTGGAAGTTGTTGGGGAAAAACACCTTTTTCTATACCATTATCGGAACTGTTGGTGTATCAATTTTTCTTTGGATTTTTCAGCGTTATTCGATAGATATGCCGCTGCAGCATGATTTAACGTTAGCCGCCTTGTTTGCGGGTGTCTTCACAGGGATTGGCTTAGGTATTATTTTCCGTTTTGGAGGAACAACTGGGGGAGTTGATATTATTGCCAGACTTGTCCAAAAATATGCAGGATGGAACATGGGGAAAACCATGTTCTTGTTTGATGCTTGTGTAATCGTTCTTTCACTTACATACATTTCCTACAAACAAGCAATGTATACACTTGTTGCAGTCTTTGTCGGCGCAAGAGTGATTGACTTCATGCAGGAGGGCGCATATTCTGCAAGAGGGGCAATGATCATTTCGGAAAACAATGCCCAAATTGCAGATAAAATTATGGAGGAAATGGGACGTGGTGTCACAGCACTACGGGGGTATGGTTCCTATACAAAAAATGAACGTGATGTTTTATATTGTGTCGTTGCCAAAAATGAATTAATCCGCTTAAAAAACTTAATCACTTCTGTTGACCCGCATGCATTTATATCCATTTCAGTTGTCCATGATGTCCACGGCGAGGGCTTTACACTTGATGAAAATAAAATGCCATTAACTGATTAGAAGAGCGAAGTACACTAGCCGATGGCGCCTGGAGCTGGACAATTCTCGAAGTTAAAATTAATAGTCTCTTATCTCATTGAAAAAGCAATGTCCACTTATGCATAGTGTGGACATTGCTTTTTTATCTTCAAACTATTAGTCTCTTGATCGGTTTTTTTTCTGATTTTTATCTCCTTGATACTTTCTCCAGCCTACATAAGATAAAGTCATGATAATAATACTTCCAGTTGAAATAATAACCCACCAAAGCGAAGGGTCTGCGTCATCCTCTTCCATATTGGCAAACAGACTTTTTAAATCTGTGTCTAGTGCACTCAGCTCTTGTTGACTCTTTGGATTTGTCATAATTTCAGATCGATACTCATTGATAAAATCAATCCGTGCATCTAATCTTTGAATATTTTCTACCGGTACATCTATTTTCATACTTGGATATATAACATTATATAACGATAAAAAGGTGTTAAAGTTTGTATGAAATTGAGCCGTATCACCATTTGTGGCTGCCGCTTTTGCCTGATGAAAAGCCGTCATGATTTGTTCTTCCATTTCAGTCCATAAAGGTTGATGACTCGTTGCTAATGCATCAATAACAAGACGAAACTTTGTTAGTTTATTTATTCTTTCCTCATATTTCATGTTGGCGCTAACTGCTGCTTCCATCGCTTCATCATGTGAGGTATGAACAATTCTAACCTCGTCCATTGAAAGGGGTTTCGTTGTCCCCGTAATACTTGTAAATTGATCAGAAAAATAATCCAGTAATTTTTTTGCATCTTCATATCTTTGAAATTTTACCATTTGAAGAGCTTCATCGGAGATATCATCCAGCTTCTCCATTGGCGTTTGCTGTTCAGCATTTACAGGTATGGGAGTGAGCATAATGATAATTGCTAAAAAAAATAACCATCTGATTTTCAATCCTTGTCCCCCCTTTCATTACTAATAAAATGTATGTAGGGGTGGACAAGGTTAGACCATCTTCAAGTATTTATTTTTAGTTTAAATCTATTAGGCCTTATAACAAGGTAATAGGCAAGTCCGATCGAAAGAATGGATAGCCAGAAGGTAAAATAGCCGATTTGTGCTGTAT belongs to Neobacillus sp. OS1-2 and includes:
- a CDS encoding nucleotide pyrophosphohydrolase, whose translation is MSEQKSMRDLQAEVDTYISQFKEGYFSPLAMLARLTEELGELAREVNHYYGEKPKKSSETEKAIEEELGDLLFVLICFANALNIDLEEAHDYVMNKFNTRDKNRWTRIDKENME
- a CDS encoding YitT family protein: MVFGLKFKNILFILLGTAIMSFGLVNFNMQNKLAEGGFTGITLLFYGLFKWDPSYTNLILNIPVFFIGWKLLGKNTFFYTIIGTVGVSIFLWIFQRYSIDMPLQHDLTLAALFAGVFTGIGLGIIFRFGGTTGGVDIIARLVQKYAGWNMGKTMFLFDACVIVLSLTYISYKQAMYTLVAVFVGARVIDFMQEGAYSARGAMIISENNAQIADKIMEEMGRGVTALRGYGSYTKNERDVLYCVVAKNELIRLKNLITSVDPHAFISISVVHDVHGEGFTLDENKMPLTD
- the ypjB gene encoding sporulation protein YpjB; its protein translation is MKIRWLFFLAIIIMLTPIPVNAEQQTPMEKLDDISDEALQMVKFQRYEDAKKLLDYFSDQFTSITGTTKPLSMDEVRIVHTSHDEAMEAAVSANMKYEERINKLTKFRLVIDALATSHQPLWTEMEEQIMTAFHQAKAAATNGDTAQFHTNFNTFLSLYNVIYPSMKIDVPVENIQRLDARIDFINEYRSEIMTNPKSQQELSALDTDLKSLFANMEEDDADPSLWWVIISTGSIIIMTLSYVGWRKYQGDKNQKKNRSRD